The following are encoded together in the Kwoniella europaea PYCC6329 chromosome 1, complete sequence genome:
- a CDS encoding translation machinery-associated protein 22: MASAAGPSTKPITPHYCAICSLPTEYCEFGPSFSKCKTWLESEDKDEYERLWGEGNLAARIGTLSVEKQEKLEADAVKAEKKAAKKAEAEAKKKGETKIIIKRSERTKRKHQTHVQNLELFGIDLKKAAKLFAGKFATGSSVSKTPQGEEEIVIQGDVGDEIVEMLRAQVGVLKGAPADQVTRVEVKKKKAEDEAAA, translated from the exons ATGGCATCAGCAGCAGGTCCATCCACCAAGCCCATCACCCCTCACTATTGTGCCATCTGCTCATTACCTACAGAATACTGCGAATTCGGTCCATCCTTCTCAAAGTGCAAGACATGGTTGGAGAGCGAGGATAAAGATGAATACGAGAGGTTATGGGGTGAAG GAAACCTCGCAGCTAGGATCGGTACTCTGTCAGTGGAGAAACAAGAAAAGCTAGAAGCGGATGCCGTcaaagctgagaagaaggcTGCTAAAaaggctgaagctgaagccaagaagaaaggagagacCAAG atcatcatcaaacgatCCGAACGTACCAAACGAAAACATCAAACACACGTTCAAAATTTGGAATTATTCGGTATCGATCTTAAGAAAGCTGCTAAGTTGTTTGCTGGGAAGTTCGCTACTGGTTCGAGTGTCTCAAAGACCCCTcagggtgaagaggagatcgtCATTCAAGGTGATgtaggagatgagatt GTCGAGATGCTCAGAGCGCAAGTGGGTGTACTCAAGGGTGCTCCAGCAGATCAAGTgacgagg GTcgaagtgaagaagaagaaagccgAAGACGAAGCTGCTGCCTAA
- a CDS encoding SBDS family rRNA metabolism protein encodes MNKQPGTQIKLTNVSIVRMKKGGKRFEIACYQNKVSEFRSGVETDLSEVLQIEQIFANVPKGLVAKKDDWTKCFQTDDMNKVIEEILRKGELQINNLERSHQLSSLSREIATLVSEMTVDPNTNRKHTVGMIEKIMSEIGFSVKADKPAKAQALELIKKLSSEEGESTLPIRRARMRIRITMPGKDAKRIKDNIMKEVEETEEDDMGQEWEAIVQINPSAFRTITDLVNNETKGKGRVEVMGNV; translated from the exons ATGAATAAACAACCGGGAACGCAGATAAA ACTTACTAATGTCAGTatagtgaggatgaagaagggtggTAAGAGgttcgag ATCGCTTGCTATCAGAATAAAGTATCCGAATTTCGATCAGGAGT TGAAACCGATCTGTCCGAAGTATTACAGATAGAACAGATATTCGCCAATGTGCCGAAGGGATTAGTAGCcaagaaggatgattggACGAAATGTTTCCAGACGGACGATATGAACAAGGTGATcgaggag ATACTACGCAAAGGTGAACTCCAAATCAACAACCTCGAGCGATCCCACCAACTATCCTCCCTATCCCGTGAAATCGCTACGCTAGTCAGCGAAATGACCGTCGACCCAAATACGAACCGTAAACACACTGTGGGGATGATTGAAAAGATCATGTCTGAAATCGGATTTTCAGTAAAGGCTGATAAGCCGGCCAAAGCCCAGGCATtagagttgatcaagaagttgagcagtgaagaaggtgaaagtaCTTTACCTATCCGAAGAGCTAGGATGAGAATCAGGATTACGATGCCTGGCAAAGACGCGAAGAGGATAAAGGATAATATAAtgaaagaggttgaggagacggaggaggatgatatgGGTCAGGAGTGGGAGGCT ATTGTTCAGATCAACCCAAGTGCTTTCCGTACGATAACGGATTTGGTGAATAACGAGaccaaagggaaaggtaGAGTAGAGGTGATGGGAAATGTGTAG
- a CDS encoding ATP-dependent RNA helicase ROK1, which translates to MASAFNLLTAGGAKFDKNRFKQDFELFGGGKKDRKGKGKASTKAIETDTKSLPHSLDFFGDHPSINHQTKPPIAQEESESDSDSDASSSSSSSSSKIAPPVQKITLTGPEPLPKSLHTNLPSLVNHPSVSLSSREGEPLLKALNGANINSLWGVQCSVGGCLLEGKDTLCIAPTGSGKTLSYILPTLVKLRDPSRSLRNTENEVEGHGIRALILVPTHDLAIQILNVTKAVTKGRSWRSMVLTKATEKAVCDSSPGTASDDSEENVENDGEREEDEEEGSEDDDEESTGSVDEFAQPKSGNPTGLGIDFLIATPERLHHLLESKRISLALTQHVILDESDRLLSPDFLPQIEPILAACTNPDVQKCLLSATMPSGVEEIAKKWLRDEGVRVVVGVKDSAVTTVDQSLLYTGSESGKLLALRNLLSTGSLPYPSLIFVQSIERADELYKNLILEGIKVDVVHSGKGKSKRDQAINNFRLGNVWMLVVTEVLARGMDFRGVKVVVNYDFPQTVQSYIHRIGRTGRAGRPGKAITFFNLEDGPYLRTIANVLRSSGCQVPEYMLDMKKPTQNQKRSLAKAPIKRKAIGGGGRDVGREEGRKKQMMKEASKRRKMKTDE; encoded by the exons ATGGCTTCAGCCTTCAACCTACTCACGGCCGGAGGAGCAAAATTCGATAAGAACAGGTTCAAGCAGGATTTTGAGCTATTCGGAGGAGGG aagaaggatcgtaaaggaaaagggaaagcgTCTACTAAAGCGATCGAGACCGACACCAAATCATTGCCCCATTCACTCGACTTCTTCGgtgatcatccatctatcaacCACCAGACTAAACCACCTATTGCTCAGGAAGAATCAGAATCCGATTCTGACTCTGACgcatcctcttcttcgtcatcgtcatcaagtAAAATAGCCCCACCAGTTCAAAAAATAACGTTGACTGGACCAGAGCCACTACCCAAATCATTACATACCAACTTACCTTCCCTCGTCAACCACCCTTCCGTATCACTTTCATCCAGAGAAGGAGAACCATTACTGAAAGCCTTGAACGGGGCAAACATCAACTCTCTATGGGGTGTACAATGTTCAGTCGGTGGATGTCTACTCGAAGGGAAAGATACATTATGTATAGCTCCAACCGGATCAGGTAAAACGTTAAGTTACATCTTACCTACTTTGGTGAAACTGCGAGATCCTTCAAGATCACTTAGAAACACCGAGAACGAAGTCGAAGGGCATGGAATCCGAGCGTTGATACTGGTACCAACACATGATCTGGCTATCCAGATCTTGAACGTGACAAAAGCTGTTACGAAGGGTAGAAGCTGGAGATCGATGGTCTTGACGAAAGCGACCGAAAAAGCAGTTTGCGATAGTTCACCTGGAACTGCTTCTGATGATTCCGAAGAAAATGTAGAAAatgatggtgagagggaagaggacgaagaagagggaagtgaagatgatgatgaggagtcTACGGGGAGTGTAGATGAATTTGCTCAACCTAAATCTGGTAATCCCACTGGATTAGGAATAGACTTCTTGATTGCTACGCCTGAGAGGTTGCATCATTTGTTGGAGTCAAAGAGGATATCACTTGCTTT AACTCAACATGTCATCCTCGATGAATCCGATCGACTCCTCTCGCCCGACTTCTTACCTCAGATCGAACCTATTTTAGCAGCTTGCACGAACCCAGATGTCCAAAAATGCCTCTTGTCGGCTACGATGCCATCCGGTGTGGAAGAGATTGCCAAAAAATGGCtgagagatgaaggtgtcAGAGTGGTGGTCGGTGTCAA AGACTCAGCAGTGACCACTGTCGACCAATCTCTCCTGTATACAGGTTCTGAATCTGGTAAACTCCTCGCACTCCGTAACTTGCTCTCCACCGGATCATTGCCTTacccatctctcatcttcgtgCAATCGATTGAAAGAGCAGACGAATTATACAAGAATTTGATACTGGAAGGTATCAAAGTTGATGTGGTTCATAGTGGTAAAGGGAAATCTAAGAGGGATCAGGCGATAAATAATTTTAGGCTGGGTAATGTCTGGATGTTAGTGGTCACCGAGGTTCTTGCTAGAGGGATGGACTTCAGAGGTGTCAAGGTTGTGGTTAACTATG ATTTCCCCCAAACTGTGCAATCGTACATCCATCGAATAGGACGTACAGGCCGAGCTGGTCGACCAGGAAAAGCGataaccttcttcaacctcgaaGATGGACCTTACTTGCGTACCATCGCCAACGTTTTACGATCCAGTGGATGCCAAGTCCCAGAATATATGCTGGACATGAAGAAACCCACCCAGAACCAAAAGAGGTCTTTGGCTAAGGCTCcgatcaagaggaaagctattggtggaggtggacgAGATGTTGGAcgggaagagggaaggaagaagcagatgatgaaggaggcTAGTAAAAGGCGAAAGATGAAGACTGATGAGTAG